One segment of Anatilimnocola aggregata DNA contains the following:
- a CDS encoding cation-translocating P-type ATPase: MSTTSIAPATTFETSHSQSAVEVLSILGSDARLGLTESEVKQRQDIYGPNALTDRPAVPLWRQFVAQLQEIVVGLLLVAAVIAALLGEWIDTGAILAIVVLNSVLGVFQQRKAERALGALQKLSAPTAKVFRDGQLCNVAARDLVPGDRIEVEAGDHVPADARLVDGFGLQSSEAALTGESTPIDKDPSAVLAPETPLGDRRNMLFQGSVIATGKAGAVVVATGMETELGRIAQLLARQNTEQTPLQRRLAALGRGLVLLCVALVGIIFALQLARGGQFLETLHLAVSLAVAAIPEGLPAAVTITLAVGLERLVRRNAIIRKLASVETLGSVNVICSDKTGTLTRNEMTVREVHTSATGYAVSGAGYGPTGEFSSLRTARSIAPENQPDLLRALEVAAWCNHARVVPASDASDRWHVVGDPTEAALVVLARKAGLESSSRGELLHEIPFDSDRKAMSVVVAPPNRPRLICLKGAPEVVLDKCIEIQRNGQTAPFTAADRRQLLEIADEMAARALRVLAVAYREDVDATKGVEVERDLVFAGFVGMIDPPRDEVRVAVAHCRSAGIRPIMITGDHPSTALAIARELGIAREDQKAITGRELDQLSDDRLAAQLAKVAVFARVTAEHKLRLVRLLRSQGNIVAMTGDGVNDAPAVKASDIGIAMGMTGTDVTKEASTMVLADDNFATIVNAVEEGRGIFDNIQKFIHYLLAGNAGKIIFMFVAAVLGWPNPLLAVQLLWLNLVTDGLPALGLGVEPPERGTMDHQPRAASAPLIDWRQGLLLLAHGGLSALSALAGFWIVYQGDAAKLADSRVVAFCILAFAQLSYSLSCRSWHVPLLTLGFASNPTLLAAIGVSFVLQIGIVLVPFLHPVFGIEAYPTGSEWLVIVGLSCVPMFCVELSKLFFGRRDAGHEKRMELTRSRSLPTPEEGGIPNDEQPETVANEMAKNSSF, translated from the coding sequence ATGTCAACAACGTCCATCGCTCCAGCCACTACTTTCGAGACCTCACACTCCCAATCTGCTGTTGAGGTTCTATCCATTCTGGGTAGCGATGCGCGGTTAGGGCTTACCGAAAGCGAGGTGAAACAGCGGCAAGACATATATGGCCCGAACGCGCTGACCGACAGGCCAGCGGTACCTCTCTGGCGGCAGTTCGTGGCACAGTTGCAAGAGATCGTGGTGGGACTTCTCTTGGTAGCCGCGGTCATTGCAGCACTACTTGGCGAGTGGATCGATACCGGGGCGATACTGGCAATTGTGGTGTTGAACTCGGTGCTGGGGGTTTTTCAACAACGCAAGGCAGAGCGTGCTCTCGGCGCGTTGCAAAAGCTATCCGCGCCAACGGCGAAAGTGTTCCGCGACGGTCAACTTTGCAACGTGGCTGCGCGTGACCTAGTCCCCGGCGATCGCATCGAAGTGGAAGCGGGGGATCATGTTCCGGCAGATGCCCGGCTCGTGGATGGATTCGGTTTGCAATCATCGGAAGCAGCACTAACGGGCGAGTCGACGCCTATCGACAAAGATCCTTCCGCAGTTCTAGCCCCGGAGACACCGCTTGGTGACCGTCGCAACATGCTTTTTCAAGGATCGGTGATCGCTACTGGGAAGGCCGGAGCGGTGGTGGTAGCGACGGGTATGGAGACGGAACTCGGTCGCATCGCTCAACTGCTCGCACGACAGAACACGGAACAGACTCCGCTGCAAAGGAGACTAGCTGCACTCGGCCGTGGGCTGGTGCTGCTCTGTGTGGCGCTGGTCGGCATCATCTTCGCATTACAACTGGCACGAGGCGGCCAGTTTTTGGAGACGCTGCATCTAGCGGTCAGCTTAGCGGTGGCTGCCATACCAGAAGGTCTTCCGGCGGCGGTAACGATTACGCTGGCGGTGGGGCTGGAACGCTTGGTGCGTCGCAATGCAATTATCCGCAAACTGGCGAGCGTAGAAACTCTCGGTTCTGTAAATGTCATTTGTTCGGACAAGACGGGAACGCTTACTCGCAATGAAATGACAGTCCGCGAGGTTCATACATCGGCCACTGGCTATGCTGTTTCGGGAGCCGGTTACGGTCCAACTGGCGAATTTAGCTCTTTGCGAACAGCGCGGTCGATCGCTCCCGAAAACCAACCTGACTTGCTGCGAGCCTTGGAAGTGGCGGCTTGGTGCAATCACGCCCGCGTTGTGCCGGCTTCCGATGCCAGTGATCGCTGGCATGTGGTTGGCGACCCGACCGAGGCGGCGCTCGTCGTTTTGGCTCGGAAAGCGGGTCTGGAATCGTCCAGTCGAGGAGAGCTACTCCACGAAATCCCTTTTGATTCCGACCGCAAGGCGATGTCAGTTGTTGTCGCTCCGCCCAATCGCCCTCGGTTGATCTGCCTGAAAGGTGCTCCGGAAGTCGTTCTCGACAAATGCATCGAGATTCAGCGAAACGGACAAACCGCTCCATTCACTGCGGCTGATCGTCGACAATTGCTCGAGATCGCCGACGAAATGGCAGCCCGAGCGTTGCGTGTACTGGCGGTCGCTTATCGCGAAGACGTGGATGCGACCAAAGGTGTAGAAGTAGAACGTGACTTAGTGTTTGCCGGCTTCGTCGGCATGATTGACCCGCCGCGGGATGAGGTGCGCGTCGCCGTCGCTCATTGTCGCTCCGCCGGCATCCGCCCGATCATGATCACAGGCGATCATCCTTCCACGGCGTTGGCCATCGCGCGGGAGCTTGGCATCGCACGCGAAGACCAGAAGGCGATCACCGGGCGCGAGCTGGATCAATTGTCGGATGATCGACTGGCAGCCCAGCTTGCAAAAGTCGCGGTGTTTGCCCGCGTGACTGCGGAGCATAAGCTGAGACTTGTCCGGCTGCTCCGGTCGCAAGGAAATATAGTGGCCATGACCGGTGACGGCGTCAACGATGCGCCCGCGGTAAAGGCGTCGGATATCGGGATCGCGATGGGAATGACAGGGACGGACGTGACTAAAGAGGCCTCTACAATGGTCTTGGCTGACGACAATTTCGCCACCATTGTCAATGCGGTGGAGGAAGGTCGAGGCATTTTTGACAACATTCAGAAGTTCATTCATTACCTCTTGGCCGGCAACGCGGGCAAGATCATCTTTATGTTCGTCGCCGCCGTGTTGGGCTGGCCCAACCCGCTGTTGGCCGTGCAGTTGCTCTGGTTGAATCTTGTTACCGATGGGTTGCCTGCGCTGGGTCTGGGCGTGGAACCGCCCGAACGCGGCACCATGGATCATCAACCTCGCGCTGCATCCGCTCCCCTCATCGACTGGAGGCAAGGACTATTGCTCCTCGCGCATGGCGGACTCTCCGCCCTGTCCGCTTTGGCGGGTTTTTGGATTGTCTATCAGGGAGACGCCGCCAAACTAGCCGACTCGCGGGTGGTTGCTTTCTGCATCCTCGCCTTCGCGCAATTAAGCTACTCGCTGTCGTGCCGCAGTTGGCACGTACCGCTCCTGACGCTGGGTTTCGCGTCAAACCCGACGCTGCTGGCGGCGATCGGCGTCTCTTTCGTGCTGCAAATCGGTATCGTTCTCGTTCCCTTTCTACATCCCGTGTTCGGCATTGAGGCCTATCCAACGGGGAGCGAGTGGCTGGTAATCGTAGGTTTGTCCTGTGTGCCGATGTTTTGTGTCGAATTGTCGAAACTATTTTTTGGCCGCCGCGATGCTGGGCACGAGAAGCGGATGGAACTCACGAGATCTCGGTCCCTTCCCACGCCTGAAGAGGGAGGAATCCCGAACGATGAACAACCGGAGACCGTTGCGAACGAGATGGCAAAGAACTCTTCATTTTGA
- a CDS encoding serine/threonine-protein kinase: MPGAEGFPERLLGRSIGLYDIESLLGKGGMAWVFLARHNTLHRPCAIKVLCPELLGRQADSLDLFMAEARAAASLVHPHIVAIHNVGELESHHFIEMEYVPGCSLEQLISEQSSLPLMEVTRYFLQSCSALAAAHRQGLAHRDFKPANILVRSDGTAKLADFGLAKKLSREPATRDGSLTGTPQFMAPELFKGEHANQQSDVYAVGVSYFYALTGRFPFIHETIAGLAQSHADQPIPDPRLFRKDIPAEVVAITAQCLAKNPQDRFQDSVALLSEMQRVFSGMRDFPTLVTKALAELSVDFTSSDRLIVATMRLAEGRSQRVHIEVCPAQLGESRLIRIYSVCAPIDETYFRRALEFNATMPHGSLAIQDIDGEPHFVMLNSYLQATCEPEDIRRSVQEVARWADDVEQMLTGRDDR; the protein is encoded by the coding sequence ATGCCTGGCGCCGAGGGGTTCCCCGAACGTTTACTTGGCCGAAGCATCGGACTTTACGATATCGAATCGCTCTTGGGGAAAGGGGGCATGGCTTGGGTGTTTCTGGCCCGGCACAACACTTTGCACCGTCCCTGTGCGATTAAGGTGCTTTGCCCAGAACTTCTAGGTCGCCAAGCCGATTCGTTGGACTTGTTCATGGCGGAAGCCCGTGCCGCCGCATCCCTGGTGCACCCCCACATCGTCGCGATCCACAATGTGGGCGAGTTGGAATCACACCACTTCATCGAGATGGAATACGTACCAGGCTGCTCGTTGGAGCAACTCATTTCAGAACAATCTTCACTGCCGCTCATGGAAGTGACCAGGTATTTCCTGCAATCCTGTTCGGCCTTGGCTGCTGCGCACCGCCAGGGTCTGGCGCATCGTGATTTTAAGCCCGCCAATATTTTGGTACGGTCGGATGGGACCGCAAAGCTTGCCGACTTTGGTCTCGCTAAGAAGCTTTCCAGAGAACCTGCGACGCGAGACGGCAGTTTGACGGGTACGCCCCAATTCATGGCACCAGAACTTTTCAAAGGGGAGCACGCCAACCAGCAGAGCGATGTTTATGCGGTCGGCGTTTCTTACTTCTACGCCTTAACGGGCCGTTTTCCATTTATCCACGAAACGATTGCGGGACTGGCCCAATCGCATGCCGATCAACCGATTCCAGATCCACGATTATTTCGCAAAGACATTCCCGCAGAGGTGGTGGCGATAACCGCCCAGTGCCTAGCCAAGAACCCGCAGGATCGGTTCCAAGACAGTGTTGCCCTGTTGAGCGAAATGCAGCGAGTGTTCAGTGGAATGCGCGACTTTCCCACTCTTGTTACCAAGGCGCTGGCCGAACTAAGCGTGGATTTTACGTCCAGTGACCGCCTCATCGTGGCAACGATGCGACTCGCGGAGGGCCGCAGCCAACGCGTCCACATCGAAGTCTGTCCCGCACAGTTGGGCGAGTCGCGATTGATTCGCATTTACAGTGTTTGCGCGCCGATCGACGAGACCTATTTCCGGCGCGCATTGGAGTTCAATGCCACGATGCCGCATGGATCACTAGCGATTCAGGACATCGACGGCGAGCCCCATTTTGTGATGCTCAACAGCTATTTGCAGGCCACTTGCGAGCCGGAAGACATTCGCCGCAGTGTTCAGGAAGTTGCTCGGTGGGCTGATGATGTGGAGCAGATGTTGACCGGCAGAGATGACCGTTAG
- the istB gene encoding IS21-like element helper ATPase IstB — MKSLETKSTVLLKHHLKALRLPSFLEGCEKTAQRCATENVDHLGFLLQLCELELLNREKRASERRLKSARFPNLKSPGDFDFAAQPSLNRVLVAELLRCEFVERRESVIFLGHPGTGKTHLAIALGIAACQRGKRVRFCRVTELITQLMEAREERTLLRMKSSLAKFDLLILDELGYVPASKLGAELLFEVISSAYERQSLIVTTNLPFEQWTEVLGSERLTGAVLDRLTHRCHILESTGESYRLQDARRRRKGSRPKPATSSLSPADETAES, encoded by the coding sequence ATGAAATCTCTCGAAACCAAAAGCACGGTGCTGCTCAAGCATCACTTGAAGGCCCTACGGTTGCCGTCGTTCCTGGAGGGCTGCGAGAAAACGGCCCAGCGGTGTGCGACGGAGAACGTCGATCATCTGGGCTTTCTGCTGCAACTGTGTGAGCTGGAGTTACTCAACCGTGAGAAGCGTGCCAGCGAGCGGCGGCTCAAGTCAGCGCGCTTTCCCAACCTGAAATCGCCTGGTGATTTCGACTTCGCCGCCCAGCCCTCGCTCAATCGCGTGCTGGTGGCAGAACTACTGCGGTGCGAGTTCGTGGAACGCCGCGAGTCGGTGATCTTTCTCGGGCATCCGGGCACGGGGAAGACGCACCTGGCCATCGCGCTTGGCATTGCCGCCTGTCAGCGGGGCAAACGGGTCCGCTTCTGCCGCGTGACGGAACTGATCACGCAACTTATGGAAGCCCGAGAAGAACGGACGCTGCTGCGGATGAAGTCGTCACTAGCCAAGTTCGATCTGCTGATCCTCGATGAGCTGGGTTACGTCCCCGCCAGTAAGCTGGGCGCGGAGTTGCTCTTCGAGGTCATCAGTAGCGCTTACGAACGCCAATCGTTGATCGTGACCACCAATCTGCCGTTCGAGCAATGGACCGAAGTCCTGGGCAGCGAGCGCCTGACCGGCGCCGTGCTCGATCGGCTGACACACCGCTGCCACATCCTCGAATCGACCGGCGAAAGTTATCGCTTGCAAGACGCGCGGCGCCGCCGCAAAGGATCGCGCCCGAAACCGGCGACCTCATCCTTGTCACCCGCCGATGAAACGGCAGAATCCTAG
- the istA gene encoding IS21 family transposase — protein MLRDMHNWTEIRRLVLTEKKSKRAVCREFSLHWQTLEKILQHPEPPGYRQRLPRERPKLDPFLPIIHEILEQDKTAPRKQRHTTKRIFDRLRAEHGYTGGITVVGEVVREWRTTTAEVFLPLSHQPGEAQFDFGEAEVVLQGMPTKVAYCVMSLPYSDAFFVQVFPRECTETFQAGHQRAFEFFGGVPRRISYDNSRIAVARFVGKRGDTPTREFLRLQSHYLFEHHFCLVRRPMEKGHTENLIGFARRNFLVPVPRTGSLEVLNAELERQCCEDLERQLRGQPANKATLLAEEQAALLPLPKSGFEARRVEPAQANSLSLVRFDGNDYSVPTQYAHQKVTAIGGLEEVRLVVNDKLVAQHPRDWSKEQVHYNPLHYLALLERKPGGLDFAKPLENWGLPDCFDLLRRRLEADGGAHGRREFIKTLRLLETISLAALTAAIERALEIDVLAVDAIRLLVQQGLEEPTRWFRLDNHPHLQSHSIPPPNLLSYRELTCALTTGGVL, from the coding sequence ATGCTGCGAGATATGCATAACTGGACCGAAATCCGTCGTCTTGTCCTGACCGAGAAGAAATCCAAACGAGCGGTTTGCAGGGAATTTTCCCTTCACTGGCAGACCCTCGAAAAGATCCTGCAGCACCCTGAGCCGCCCGGTTATCGACAACGTCTGCCCCGGGAGCGGCCCAAACTCGATCCGTTCCTGCCGATCATCCACGAGATCCTGGAGCAGGACAAAACGGCGCCCCGCAAGCAGCGCCACACCACTAAACGGATCTTCGACCGCCTGCGTGCCGAGCATGGCTACACCGGCGGGATCACGGTGGTCGGCGAGGTCGTGCGGGAGTGGCGAACGACCACGGCGGAGGTGTTCTTACCCTTGTCGCATCAACCGGGCGAAGCCCAGTTCGACTTCGGCGAAGCGGAGGTGGTGCTGCAAGGCATGCCGACGAAAGTCGCGTACTGCGTCATGTCGTTGCCGTACAGCGACGCGTTCTTCGTGCAGGTCTTTCCTCGCGAATGCACCGAGACGTTTCAAGCGGGCCATCAGCGGGCCTTTGAGTTCTTCGGCGGCGTGCCCCGCCGGATCAGCTACGACAACAGCCGGATTGCTGTGGCCCGGTTCGTGGGGAAACGGGGTGACACGCCGACGCGTGAGTTCCTACGGCTGCAGAGTCATTATCTGTTTGAGCATCACTTCTGCCTGGTGCGACGGCCGATGGAGAAGGGGCATACGGAGAACCTCATCGGTTTCGCGCGGCGGAACTTCCTGGTGCCGGTACCACGGACCGGCAGCCTGGAAGTGCTGAATGCCGAACTCGAGCGGCAGTGCTGTGAAGATCTGGAACGCCAGTTACGCGGACAACCGGCGAACAAAGCCACGTTGTTGGCAGAGGAGCAGGCTGCGTTGTTGCCGCTGCCGAAGTCGGGCTTTGAAGCGCGGCGAGTCGAACCGGCCCAGGCCAACTCTCTTTCCTTGGTTCGCTTCGACGGCAACGATTACTCGGTGCCGACGCAGTATGCTCATCAGAAAGTGACCGCAATTGGCGGCCTGGAGGAAGTTCGGCTGGTCGTTAACGACAAGTTGGTTGCCCAGCATCCACGCGACTGGTCGAAGGAGCAGGTCCATTACAACCCGCTGCATTACCTGGCACTCTTGGAGCGGAAGCCAGGGGGCTTGGACTTCGCGAAACCCCTGGAAAACTGGGGCTTGCCGGACTGTTTCGATCTCCTCCGGCGGCGTCTGGAAGCAGATGGCGGCGCACACGGCCGCCGGGAGTTCATCAAAACCTTGCGGCTGCTGGAGACTATCTCGCTGGCTGCATTAACTGCGGCGATTGAGCGGGCACTGGAGATCGACGTTCTGGCCGTCGATGCGATTCGGCTGCTCGTGCAGCAGGGACTGGAAGAGCCGACGCGGTGGTTTCGGCTGGACAATCATCCGCATCTGCAGTCGCACTCGATCCCTCCTCCCAATCTCCTGTCTTACCGTGAACTGACCTGCGCGCTGACGACGGGAGGTGTGTTATGA